One Mauremys reevesii isolate NIE-2019 linkage group 5, ASM1616193v1, whole genome shotgun sequence genomic window carries:
- the SMIM19 gene encoding small integral membrane protein 19 — MAAVGAGGGAAGPGAMSDSDAIDYSVHEAWNEATNVYLLVVLASLALLVYARRNKRKIMRIFTVPPTAEAPSEPNFYDSMKKIRLRQQLEMYSLARKYDQQPPQKQTDSVQLLME, encoded by the exons ATGGCAGCGGTAGGCGCGGGCGGGGGCGCCGCGGGGCCCGGTGCTATGAGCGACAGCGACGCCATCGACTACTCGGTGCACGAGGCCTGGAACGAGGCTACCAACGTCTACCTGCTGGTGGTGCTGGCCAGCCTGGCGCTGCTGGTCTACGCCCGCCG GAATAAAAGGAAGATCATGCGAATATTCACAGTGCCTCCTACAGCAGAGGCACCGTCAGAGCCAAACTTTTATGACAGTATGAAAAAAATTCGCTTACGACAACAATTAGAGATGTATTCTCTTG CAAGGAAGTATGACCAGCAGCCGCCACAGAAACAGACTGACAGCGTACAGCTCTTAATGGAATGA